The following are encoded in a window of Harmonia axyridis chromosome 7, icHarAxyr1.1, whole genome shotgun sequence genomic DNA:
- the LOC123685113 gene encoding uncharacterized protein LOC123685113: protein MTQAKLISIFFIFPYGILGYASTDIHYPETLPTKVPTLHALELSNQRSPKLLQPSQNIYTTKNFIKSKLPQNNGQPQLFNLGYSVRFENQQNQNQEIAFEKPQRTNIQQGDIITGTRKQNVEIDLPGSSNEDAQFGLKQDSKKRKTFGSNASASQHSENIILENAGQSYISATTQKSLEALGRIKDVDYQQDLSDLYQQKYTWRNLSPNVKIIRSTEIPIERIENRALNFDHEKALSKSEGFGFSDAIKDENFETNHFAQKENAYDRVKVIPSTPKPEKFRVIHVQEQINEPPIKHQVLANPDLYTLNTNTEHENIFQKLNQEPQIQQQIKTVKISPTTILQAVDGTPLKSKIQSELIKPQIPKQAYIQHIVVPQIQFESTPKYRNKQKFVKHIAGTRGNVIYARKVPASLDYTRKAKIRPELRREFKPPPLGSRI from the coding sequence atatcAATATTCTTCATATTCCCCTACGGAATATTAGGATATGCAAGCACAGATATCCACTACCCTGAGACCCTACCCACCAAAGTACCAACTTTACATGCCTTAGAACTCAGCAATCAGAGATCACCCAAACTGCTTCAaccatcgcaaaatatttacacaACGAAGAACTTCATCAAATCCAAATTACCCCAGAACAACGGTCAGCCACAACTCTTCAACCTGGGGTACAGTGTCAGGTTCGAAAATCAACAGAATCAGAACCAAGAAATAGCTTTTGAAAAGCCTCAACGCACTAATATTCAACAAGGGGACATCATCACAGGTACCAGGaaacaaaatgttgaaatagATCTTCCAGGTAGTTCAAACGAAGATGCTCAATTCGGCCTCAAACAAGAcagtaaaaaaagaaaaacttttgGTTCAAACGCATCTGCGTCACAACATtccgaaaatattattttggaaAACGCTGGACAATCGTATATTTCCGCAACTACGCAGAAAAGTCTAGAGGCATTGGGGAGAATCAAAGATGTAGATTACCAACAGGATTTATCAGATTTATACCAACAAAAATACACTTGGAGGAACTTGAGTCCCAATGTGAAAATCATCAGGAGTACCGAAATACCTATTGAACGTATAGAAAATAGGGCGCTCAACTTTGACCATGAAAAGGCTCTATCTAAAAGTGAAGGTTTCGGATTCTCAGATGCTATAAAAGATGAGAATTTTGAAACCAACCATTTCGCTCAGAAGGAAAATGCATATGATCGTGTGAAAGTCATTCCATCTACCCCCAAACCAGAAAAATTTCGCGTTATTCATGTCCAAGAGCAAATAAATGAACCACCTATCAAGCATCAAGTATTGGCCAATCCTGATTTGTACACTTTAAATACAAACACAGAAcatgagaatatttttcagaagcTTAATCAAGAACCACAGATCCAACAACAAATCAAAACAGTAAAAATTTCGCCAACTACCATTTTACAAGCTGTAGATGGAACACCTCTAAAGTCAAAGATTCAATCTGAACTGATAAAGCCTCAAATACCCAAACAAGCTTATATACAGCACATTGTAGTGCCTCAAATACAGTTTGAATCAACACCGAAATATCGTAACAAGCAGAAATTTGTTAAACACATCGCAGGAACTAGAGGTAATGTTATATACGCAAGGAAAGTTCCTGCAAGTCTTGATTACACGAGAAAAGCGAAAATCAGGCCAGAACTAAGAAGAGAGTTTAAACCACCACCTCTTGGATCTCGAATCTAA